The Lycium barbarum isolate Lr01 chromosome 10, ASM1917538v2, whole genome shotgun sequence genome includes a region encoding these proteins:
- the LOC132616153 gene encoding hypothetical protein At1g04090-like, with the protein MLGKECWCWDWDWENISDYYPEVEPKKFSLPSPLPKWPQGKGFATGRICLGEIEVVQITKFNTIWGCSPSFGKSNCVSFYKPDEISKGYYILGHYCQPDGEKHLTGYVLAAKDLSANQNQKDTVRDSVSKLPALQKPLNYTLIWSSDSIYNGSAYIWMPNAPVGYKSMGFLASVEPNEPDPDEVRCVRADLTENCEASEMMFSSDSVSLKNQFQVWTTRPCKRGMLCKGVPAGTFFCSTTTFSSGDKLDIACLKNLDSSLHAMPNLEQIHALIKHYGPTVYLHPDENYLPSSVPWFFNNGALLYKDGKNSGTAINSKGSNLPAGGINDGEYWLDLPKKDDANRTNVKCGNIESAELYVHVKPALGGTFTDIAMWIFCPFNGPATVKIGLLSIALNKVGEHVGDWEHYTLRVSNFSGELWSVYFSEHSGGEWVDACNLEFIEGNKSVVYASRNGHASFPHPGCYVQGSSKLGVGLRNDCARSKYYVDSSSQYQIVAVEYLGEGVVAEPPWLQYMREWGPTIIYDGRSEMEKIIKHLPFFMRFSVESLIELFPTELYGEAGPTGPKEKDNWLGDERW; encoded by the exons ATGTTAGGAAAGGAGTGTTGGTGTTGGGACTGGGACTGGGAAAATATCTCTGATTATTACCCTGAAGTTGAACCAAAGAAATTTTCTTTACCTTCACCTCTTCCTAAATGGCCTCAAG GCAAAGGTTTTGCTACAGGAAGAATATGTTTAGGGGAAATTGAAGTTGTTCAAATCACCAAATTTAATACAATTTGGGGTTGCAGCCCATCATTTGGCAAATCAAACTGTGTTTCCTTTTATAAGCCAGATGAAATTTCAAAAGGATATTATATTCTTGGTCACTACTGTCAGCCAGATGGTGAGAAACACTTAACTGGCTATGTTCTTGCTGCCAAAGACCTATCCGCTAACCAAAACCAGAAAGACACTGTCCGCGATTCAGTTTCTAAGCTTCCTGCTCTTCAAAAGCCTCTGAACTACACTTTAATTTGGAGTTCAGACTCAATATACAATGGAAGTGCTTATATTTGGATGCCAAATGCACCAGTTGGTTATAAGTCTATGGGATTTTTGGCTTCCGTTGAGCCTAATGAACCTGATCCTGATGAAGTTAGATGTGTTCGAGCTGACTTGACGGAAAATTGTGAGGCCTCTGAGATGATGTTTAGTTCGGATTCCGTTTCCCTGAAGAACCAATTTCAAGTTTGGACAACTAGACCTTGCAAAAGGGGCATGCTATGTAAAGGGGTTCCTGCGGGGACGTTCTTCTGTAGTACAACAACCTTTAGTTCTGGAGATAAACTCGATATTGCATGCTTGAAAAACCTCGACTCTTCTCTACATGCAATGCCCAATCTCGAGCAGATCCATGCCCTCATCAAGCACTATGGACCGACTGTTTATCTCCATCCAGATGAGAATTATTTGCCTTCCTCGGTTCCATGGTTCTTCAATAATGGAGCTCTCCTTTACAAAGATGGAAAGAACAGTGGTACAGCCATCAACTCAAAAGGCTCAAACTTGCCTGCAGGAGGAATAAACGATGGTGAATATTGGCTCGATTTGCCAAAAAAGGATGATGCAAATAGAACCAATGTCAAATGTGGGAATATCGAGAGTGCAGAGCTCTATGTTCATGTTAAACCAGCTTTAGGTGGAACCTTCACAGATATTGCAATGTGGATATTCTGTCCTTTCAATGGACCGGCTACCGTCAAGATTGGGTTGTTGAGTATTGCTTTGAATAAAGTTGGAGAGCATGTTGGTGATTGGGAGCATTATACACTCCGTGTCAGCAACTTTTCTGGTGAGCTTTGGAGTGTGTATTTCTCGGAGCATAGTGGTGGTGAATGGGTAGACGCTTGCAACTTGGAGTTCATCGAGGGTAACAAGTCAGTTGTATATGCATCAAGAAATGGCCACGCGAGTTTCCCACATCCTGGCTGCTATGTTCAAGGGTCTAGTAAACTCGGGGTAGGACTGAGAAACGATTGTGCCCGTAGCAAATACTACGTGGACTCTAGCAGCCAATATCAAATTGTAGCTGTTGAGTACCTTGGAGAGGGAGTTGTTGCAGAACCACCATGGTTGCAGTATATGAGGGAATGGGGTCCAACCATCATATACGACGGGCGATCAGAAATGGAAAAAATTATCAAACATCTTCCTTTTTTCATGAGATTTTCAGTGGAGAGTCTCATTGAGTTATTTCCAACAGAACTTTATGGTGAAGCAGGGCCAACAGGACCAAAAGAAAAGGATAATTGGTTGGGGGATGAAAGATGGTAG